A window from Chitinophaga filiformis encodes these proteins:
- a CDS encoding aminotransferase class III-fold pyridoxal phosphate-dependent enzyme: protein MESIELVKKLYERLKIAEERIETLERKEDMPVAIVGMSCRFPGADNIAAFWDNLCKGKDAVAEVPPTRWNAARFYDKHPDAPGKSYCTKGAFIDDVKGFDAAFFRINPAEARQMSPQQRILLETTWQALEAANIPPGSLNGTDTAVFLSISDDQYRHLAAGGNVNGISHFSVTGNAISTAGGRIAYQLGLTGTNMVVDTACSSSLVAVDLAARELRSGKTSLAIAGGVNLFLTPFGHISLSKTRALSEDGRCKAFDASADGYGRGEGCGIVVLKRYDDALRDGDHIMAVIRGTAVNQDGASNGMTAPNGLAQERLLKSVLTDANIDPQDVLYIETHGTGTKLGDPIEAEALQQAYITGNKRKHPLYIGSVKTNIGHLESAAGIAALIKTALCLYHKKIPASLHYRKPNPVISWHEQVKVATALTDMPQAENRLAAVSSFGFSGTNVHMVLQSAGQAYNSSHPDECTVLLLSARSTGALKKLAAAYVTYLGNTSAALPDIAYTALHCRDHFEERVAVIAENKAAAAQLLESLVAGGSERLLVSPGMLHSHCPLLQEDAQQFLLSKKEHVYSLSGTRVPVPVYQFDHEEFWVDDSLYRAGEEALEEAIKAAPAAILEDASVALYVDRIVGEITEMSAGTFGDEDDFFGLGMDSIMIMHLRERILEDKQVNIEVSLFYDKLNTPGKLKEYLLAAAPGALPVKKAIEAAFVPYKAPEITADLTPDGKDAALQALVDDVVKRSSSSKQLTQQYRQYLANNRNIAGFKPRWKEMVYQPVAAKAEGAYIWDTAGNRYLDFTMGFGVHLFGYNPPFVNQPLQQVLADKLFLGALSPRAGELAMRICNITGNERAAFYNTGTEAVMVAVRLARAVTQKNRIVIFSGSYHGTYDGILARQGKDIYGEPLAPGVSASVSQDVLVLRYGNEEDLEVIAGMAGEIAAVLVEPVQSRRPDFFPEQFLQQLSGITTQHNIALIFDEVISGFRFAINGIRAFTKVRPDISVYGKIIGGGIPIGVVAGNRRFLDAVDGGSWSYGDQSHPTVMNTFVAGTFCHHPLAMEAGIHVLDQLEANPDIYRQLEQTTSGICDELNTFFKSRHLPVSMVHFGSLFRFVLKGNYELLFYKLLAKGIYIWEGRNCYVSTAHTAADIRYLVDAVKESCMELLEEELITATEEQALPDIKLSAAQQNIWWAWQLQPKSALFNLSETMLIEGGFLPDKFEAACNLLTQRHEILRAVFYEKDGIPWQGTAQERPFKLTWITLPEDDSAAEQLLLQNNQEPFSPGNEWLWRVVINERKEGAYLVAITVHHIVCDGWSMEILFNELIDLYNALMKGEPVKGAASLQYRHYVQEEQESVQDESLRAFWHQQVKAVKPLHIPGATTNGEPGNGAFSLLINGQHYAGIRQLATDLNGSVFTIITAVTQLLLHSYTGATDITTGTPVTGRSKAKWHKLIGHFLNILVLRMQLKKEETFTELLQRLKLHLMEMFEKQDYAFETLKNECWDRRTGEEYPFFEIEISLQNFRLKRHHTSRDFSGLSVNTLKGLSVDPRKYPMEFRFDEGHDDIDLQIHYDMARYPAALVKEMLDDWPILLELALAGRDEPLAVLAGKLKELRSARSKQALHSRRSENLLKLTTTK from the coding sequence ATGGAAAGTATAGAGCTGGTAAAGAAGTTATACGAAAGACTGAAAATAGCGGAAGAACGTATAGAAACGCTGGAAAGAAAGGAGGACATGCCTGTTGCCATTGTTGGTATGTCCTGCCGCTTTCCCGGCGCAGACAATATAGCGGCATTCTGGGATAATCTGTGCAAGGGAAAGGACGCCGTGGCGGAAGTACCGCCAACACGCTGGAATGCGGCACGTTTTTATGATAAACATCCCGACGCCCCTGGCAAATCCTATTGCACGAAAGGCGCCTTCATTGATGATGTAAAAGGTTTTGACGCGGCCTTTTTCCGGATAAATCCTGCCGAAGCAAGACAGATGTCGCCGCAGCAGCGTATACTGCTGGAAACCACCTGGCAGGCGCTGGAGGCAGCCAATATCCCGCCGGGGAGCCTGAACGGTACTGATACTGCCGTCTTCCTGAGCATATCAGACGATCAGTACCGGCATCTGGCTGCGGGTGGGAACGTGAATGGCATCTCGCACTTTTCTGTGACAGGCAATGCTATCTCTACTGCCGGTGGAAGGATCGCTTATCAGCTGGGACTGACCGGCACCAACATGGTGGTAGACACTGCCTGCTCTTCTTCCCTGGTAGCGGTCGATCTGGCGGCGCGGGAACTTCGCTCCGGCAAAACCAGCCTGGCTATTGCCGGAGGCGTGAATCTTTTCCTGACACCTTTCGGGCATATTTCCCTTTCCAAAACAAGGGCCTTGTCAGAAGATGGTCGCTGTAAAGCATTTGACGCTTCCGCAGATGGATATGGCCGCGGCGAAGGATGCGGCATTGTGGTGCTGAAAAGATATGATGATGCCCTGAGGGATGGGGATCATATCATGGCGGTGATCAGGGGAACAGCGGTGAACCAGGACGGCGCCAGCAATGGAATGACGGCGCCGAACGGGCTTGCTCAGGAAAGACTTTTAAAGTCGGTGCTCACCGATGCGAATATAGATCCTCAGGATGTGTTGTATATAGAAACACATGGTACAGGTACTAAACTGGGTGATCCTATTGAGGCAGAGGCCTTACAACAGGCCTATATCACCGGAAATAAACGGAAGCATCCGCTCTATATAGGTAGTGTGAAGACCAATATTGGTCACCTGGAATCTGCTGCCGGCATTGCAGCGCTGATAAAAACTGCCTTATGCCTCTATCATAAAAAGATACCGGCCAGCCTGCATTATCGCAAGCCTAATCCTGTCATCAGCTGGCATGAACAGGTGAAAGTTGCAACGGCCCTTACTGATATGCCGCAAGCCGAAAATCGCCTGGCGGCAGTAAGTTCTTTTGGGTTTAGCGGCACGAATGTACATATGGTGCTGCAATCGGCAGGACAGGCGTATAACAGCTCCCATCCCGATGAATGTACCGTTTTATTGCTTTCTGCCCGTTCCACCGGTGCATTGAAGAAGCTCGCCGCAGCATATGTTACGTATCTCGGGAATACATCCGCCGCATTGCCTGATATTGCCTATACAGCTTTGCATTGCAGGGATCATTTTGAAGAACGCGTGGCGGTGATTGCTGAGAACAAGGCGGCTGCAGCACAATTGCTGGAATCGCTGGTAGCCGGAGGGTCTGAAAGATTATTGGTATCTCCGGGAATGCTGCATAGTCATTGTCCGCTGTTGCAGGAAGATGCACAGCAATTCCTGTTGAGCAAAAAAGAACATGTCTATTCTTTAAGCGGTACCCGCGTTCCTGTTCCTGTCTACCAGTTCGATCATGAGGAATTCTGGGTGGACGATAGCCTGTATCGCGCAGGGGAAGAGGCTTTGGAAGAAGCAATAAAGGCAGCACCTGCAGCAATATTGGAAGATGCCTCAGTGGCCTTGTACGTGGACAGGATCGTTGGGGAGATCACAGAAATGAGCGCGGGCACATTCGGTGATGAGGATGATTTCTTTGGTCTGGGCATGGACTCTATTATGATCATGCACCTGCGGGAACGCATCCTGGAAGACAAGCAGGTGAACATTGAAGTGTCCTTGTTCTACGACAAACTAAATACACCAGGTAAATTAAAAGAGTATCTGCTGGCGGCAGCACCGGGAGCGCTGCCGGTTAAAAAAGCAATAGAAGCCGCCTTTGTGCCCTATAAAGCGCCGGAGATAACGGCAGACCTGACACCAGATGGTAAGGACGCGGCCCTGCAGGCTTTGGTGGATGACGTGGTGAAAAGAAGCAGTAGCTCCAAACAACTGACGCAGCAGTATCGTCAGTACCTGGCGAATAATCGCAACATCGCAGGCTTCAAGCCACGCTGGAAAGAGATGGTATATCAACCTGTGGCGGCAAAAGCGGAAGGCGCTTATATATGGGACACAGCAGGTAACCGGTACCTGGACTTCACGATGGGATTTGGTGTACATCTGTTTGGTTACAATCCGCCTTTTGTCAATCAACCTTTACAACAGGTACTGGCAGATAAATTGTTCCTGGGGGCTTTGAGTCCGCGTGCAGGAGAACTGGCCATGCGTATCTGTAACATCACCGGCAACGAACGTGCCGCCTTTTATAATACGGGTACAGAAGCCGTGATGGTGGCCGTCAGGCTGGCCAGGGCAGTAACGCAGAAGAACAGGATCGTGATCTTCTCCGGCTCCTATCATGGCACCTACGATGGTATACTGGCGCGACAGGGTAAAGATATTTATGGGGAGCCGCTGGCGCCTGGTGTAAGTGCATCTGTCAGCCAGGATGTGCTGGTATTACGGTATGGCAACGAGGAAGACCTGGAAGTGATAGCAGGTATGGCGGGAGAAATTGCCGCTGTACTGGTAGAGCCTGTACAGAGCCGCAGGCCTGATTTCTTCCCGGAACAATTCCTGCAGCAGTTGTCGGGCATCACTACGCAGCATAACATCGCGCTGATATTTGATGAGGTAATATCCGGCTTCAGGTTCGCGATCAATGGCATCCGCGCCTTTACAAAAGTGAGGCCGGACATCTCGGTATATGGTAAGATCATAGGCGGTGGCATACCCATCGGCGTTGTAGCCGGCAACAGGCGTTTCCTCGACGCCGTGGATGGTGGTAGCTGGTCTTACGGCGACCAGTCGCATCCTACCGTGATGAATACTTTTGTAGCCGGCACCTTCTGCCATCATCCACTGGCAATGGAAGCAGGCATTCATGTATTGGACCAGCTGGAAGCGAACCCTGACATCTACCGGCAACTGGAACAAACAACCAGCGGCATCTGCGATGAACTGAACACCTTCTTCAAAAGCAGGCATCTCCCTGTGAGCATGGTACATTTTGGATCGCTGTTCCGCTTTGTGCTGAAAGGCAATTACGAACTGTTGTTCTATAAACTACTGGCCAAAGGTATCTACATCTGGGAAGGCAGGAACTGTTATGTATCCACAGCACATACCGCTGCCGACATCCGCTACCTGGTGGATGCAGTAAAGGAGAGCTGCATGGAGCTCCTGGAGGAAGAGCTGATCACGGCAACGGAAGAACAAGCGTTGCCCGACATAAAACTCTCTGCTGCTCAGCAGAACATCTGGTGGGCATGGCAACTGCAACCGAAATCGGCCTTATTTAATCTGTCAGAAACCATGCTGATCGAAGGCGGCTTTCTGCCGGATAAATTTGAGGCAGCCTGCAACCTGCTCACGCAAAGGCACGAAATATTACGCGCCGTCTTTTACGAAAAGGACGGTATACCCTGGCAGGGAACCGCTCAGGAGCGCCCATTTAAGCTGACCTGGATAACGCTGCCGGAAGATGATAGTGCCGCAGAGCAGTTGTTGCTGCAAAATAACCAGGAGCCGTTCAGTCCCGGCAATGAATGGTTATGGCGGGTAGTGATCAATGAAAGGAAAGAAGGGGCATATCTGGTAGCTATTACCGTACATCATATCGTTTGTGATGGATGGTCCATGGAAATACTTTTTAATGAGCTGATAGACCTGTACAATGCGTTGATGAAGGGCGAGCCGGTTAAAGGCGCTGCGTCTTTGCAATACCGGCACTATGTGCAGGAAGAGCAGGAAAGCGTACAGGATGAATCGCTGCGTGCCTTCTGGCATCAACAGGTGAAAGCGGTGAAGCCGCTGCATATTCCGGGAGCGACCACTAACGGAGAACCGGGAAATGGAGCGTTTTCATTGCTGATCAATGGCCAGCACTATGCCGGTATCAGGCAGCTGGCCACTGATCTTAACGGGAGTGTGTTCACCATCATTACGGCGGTGACCCAGTTACTGCTGCACAGCTATACAGGCGCAACAGATATTACCACCGGTACGCCTGTTACCGGCAGGAGCAAGGCGAAGTGGCATAAACTGATAGGGCATTTCCTCAATATACTGGTACTGCGTATGCAGCTGAAGAAAGAAGAAACCTTCACAGAACTGTTGCAAAGACTGAAGCTGCACCTCATGGAGATGTTCGAAAAACAGGATTACGCTTTCGAAACATTGAAGAACGAATGCTGGGACCGGCGCACTGGTGAAGAGTATCCCTTCTTTGAAATAGAGATATCGTTACAGAATTTCAGGCTCAAACGGCATCATACCTCGAGGGATTTTAGTGGTTTGTCGGTGAACACCTTGAAGGGACTGTCTGTCGACCCCAGGAAATATCCCATGGAGTTCCGCTTTGATGAAGGGCACGATGATATTGATCTGCAGATACACTATGATATGGCGCGCTATCCTGCAGCTTTGGTGAAGGAGATGCTGGACGACTGGCCCATACTATTGGAGCTGGCTTTAGCAGGCAGGGATGAGCCGCTGGCAGTACTGGCAGGCAAGCTGAAAGAATTAAGGTCAGCCAGGTCTAAACAGGCATTGCATAGCCGCCGTAGTGAGAACTTATTGAAATTGACCACAACAAAATAA
- a CDS encoding TauD/TfdA family dioxygenase, which yields MQFQRQQFSLKDVKPKPVDLAGDLIERTPGFPVRYTPAMDGVSLRSWLAGHQDEVTEDLKVYGAILFRGFDVPDRNAFQDVMGAFNEEFLSYKDRSSPRTEVKEHLYTSTEHPADQVINMHNELSYSHTWPLRIAFYCSKEPSEKGETPVADVRKVLQRLPEELVNVFREKGILYRRLLQKGIGLSWQEVFQTEDPAVVEAHCKTYGQDFSWTGDDRLEIRWHRPAVRTHPITGEEVWFNHGYFFNFLALAPEIRAAFSSSDELPFNTYYGDGAPIEAGYLELIHAAYQEECVYFPWKRKDILLMDNMLVAHGRNSFKGAREINVIMMKPIRQ from the coding sequence ATGCAGTTTCAGCGACAGCAATTCTCGTTAAAAGATGTAAAGCCAAAACCGGTTGATCTGGCCGGAGACCTGATTGAACGTACACCCGGCTTCCCGGTGAGGTACACACCTGCTATGGATGGCGTCTCCCTGAGATCCTGGCTGGCTGGTCACCAGGATGAGGTGACCGAAGACCTGAAAGTGTATGGCGCTATTTTGTTCAGGGGCTTTGATGTGCCGGACAGGAATGCTTTTCAGGATGTAATGGGTGCGTTTAATGAAGAGTTTCTCTCTTATAAAGATCGTTCTTCTCCACGAACAGAGGTGAAGGAGCATCTGTATACCTCTACAGAACATCCGGCAGATCAGGTCATTAACATGCATAATGAATTGTCCTACTCACATACATGGCCACTGCGGATCGCTTTTTATTGTTCGAAAGAACCGTCGGAAAAAGGTGAGACACCGGTAGCCGACGTACGAAAGGTATTACAACGCCTGCCTGAAGAGCTGGTGAATGTATTCCGCGAAAAAGGAATACTGTATCGGAGGCTGCTGCAGAAGGGCATAGGGTTGTCATGGCAGGAGGTGTTCCAGACTGAAGATCCCGCAGTGGTGGAAGCGCATTGCAAAACATATGGACAGGACTTCAGCTGGACAGGAGATGACCGGCTGGAGATCAGGTGGCACAGGCCGGCAGTCCGGACACATCCCATCACGGGAGAGGAGGTATGGTTCAATCATGGATACTTCTTTAATTTCCTGGCGCTGGCGCCTGAAATAAGGGCGGCCTTTTCCAGTAGTGATGAATTGCCTTTCAATACCTATTACGGCGATGGTGCACCTATTGAAGCCGGGTACCTGGAGCTGATCCATGCAGCTTACCAGGAGGAATGTGTCTATTTCCCATGGAAAAGAAAGGATATCCTGTTGATGGATAATATGCTGGTAGCGCACGGGCGTAATTCCTTTAAAGGTGCGCGGGAAATCAATGTAATCATGATGAAACCTATCAGACAATAA